The Nocardia sp. NBC_00508 nucleotide sequence ACGGTCGGTGCATCGACCGACATTCGGGGTCAGAGATCGAGCGCGCTACTCAAAGATGGGAACCCGCCAGCAGTACGCGAGGATGTAAATCGTGCACGAGAATGACCGAACCGAGGCGTACATGGCCGAGGACCGCAAGAACATGACCGAACCGGCACGCGTCTTCCTGGACAGATGGCTGGCCAGCATGGGAAGTGCGCTGCCGCAGTGGCGCCGTTCCTACCTGCCCGCGGACTTTCCTTTCGACTTCACGCTCGATTCCCTGGACGCGCTGGAACCGATCGTGCTCGCGCGCTATCCGGACCAGGATGCCATCGACGTCGAGGACAATGCGGAGTTCACCACCGGCACGGTGCGATACATCGGTGAAGTCCTGTTGCGTGTCGCGCCGGCCCGATGGGGTTATCAGGATCGTGCAGGTGACGACCTCAACCCCTACAACCGCACCGCGGTCATCCGCTCCAACACCCCGGCGGAGTTCAGGGCAGGTGTGATCCCGGAATTCTATCTGCGTCAGCTGGTCCGAGATCGAGAACGGGGCACCCTGCAGAAATCCGCCACCCCGCTGCTGGCCGCCTGCCGGGAAGCCGGGCGCGCAGACCCACCCGCCACGCGCGACGCAGTCCCGGACTGGTGTGAATTCTTCACACTCGAGGAGTATCGCAGGTTCGCTGCAGAGGTGGACTCCGCCTTGGGTTCGTTCGGTGCCGACGGCCAGGACATCGACGGCGGCTCTGTCAGCTTGCCTGCGGGCGATCCGAATCCCGAGATGGAGTATTTCGACATCGAAGGACTGGCCCTCCAGTGCCGAGCAAGCGATATCGAAGACTGGTCGGTCCTCTGCTTCTCCGTGATCGACGATTACGTCACAGGACAGCCGCAACGGGACTGGCTCACCGGAGTCTCTTTCACCCGAGTCGAGGATCTGCTGGAACCGTGGCTCGCCGATGAGCCCGAGCTGTTGTTCGAACCCGGACCCGACGATCGGGAGCAACCCTTCTCGATCCGGCTCGAAGATGGCAGATACCTCCACTTTCTCGCCACGGTCCCGGAACTGGAGGGAATTCCAGAAATCACGACGTTCGTCCCCAACTCCGCAGTACGGGCATGGAACATACCTGTTGAGAAGCTCGTGCAGTGGGGGACTCAACACCTCTGAGCCGAGCCGGCACGCGCAGATTGCCGCGTCAGGCAACGTTTCTGGTCGCATTGGTCGGATAGGGCCGGCATGGTATCGGAGGAGTTGGCGGCGCTATGCGGCGCGTGCGAAGCGTTTGGGTTCGACCCCACAGCTGCGGAACTCATCCACCATTCCAGCAATGCCGTCTACGTTCTGCCTCGACAGAGTCAGGCCGATACGAAGAACAGACCGGCGCCATAGGCGTCGCGAGCGGAGACGAAGAAGCCCTCGTCCGTTTCCCGGAGGGCCACGCCGGAATTCTCGATGATGCTGCGCGCGACGGCGAGATCGTCGACCGCGATGGTCATGGCGGCCAAGTACGACGGCGCGGGTGCCGGCTCGCCCGGCAGGACGACGTCAGCCTGCGAGGCGCGCACGATCTTCGGGAGTTGAGGGCCAACTGCGCGTGTAGTCCGGCGCTGAGACGTGGCTGCGACCTTCCGACTCTAGGTCGAGTCCGGCTACTTGATGGCGTGATGAGCCGCGGACCGGGCCTGTGTAGTGATACGCGTCACATGATGTCAGGATGTTCGTCGATGCGGTGTCTTGTGCTCGAGCCTCTCGGAGCGAAGGAGACACGATGAGCAAGAACACCGATGTGGTCGTGATCGGCGGCGGATATGCCGGAGTGATGGCGGCCAATCGTTTGATGCAGCGCGACGACGTGACGGTGACCGTGATCAATCCGCGCCCGGTCTTTGTTCCGCGGCTGCGTCTGCACCAGCTGGTGGGCGGGACCCACGATGCGGTCGTCGACTACCAGGAAGTCCTGGCCGAGGGCATCCGGCTGGTCGTCGACAGTGTGACGCGGATCGACGCAGCCGGGCGCAGCGTGACGCTGGCCGAGGGCGGCACGGTCGGCTACGACTACCTCATCTACGCGGTGGGCAGCGGCAGCTTCGGCCTGTGGGTCCCGGGCGCGGCCGAGTTCGCCTATCCGATCGCGACCCTGGAGGCGGCGCAGCGGCTGCGGTCGGTGCTCTACGACACGCCCGTGAGGGCCGCGGTTACGGTCGTCGGGGCCGGTCCGACCGGCATCGAGACCGCCGCGGAACTGGCAGAGCAGGGTCGCGCCGTCACGTTGATCTGTGGAGGTGCCCTCGGTCCGTACCTGCACCCCCGGGCCCGACGCACAGCCCACAAGTACCTCGCCCAGCTGGGGGTCGGCGTGCTCGAAGGCCCCGATGCGTCGGTCACTGCGGTGACACGGGAGGCCGTGGAACTCGGTGACGGCCGCACGTTGGCGAGTCAGGTCACCATCTGGACCGCGGGCTTCGGTGTGCCCGATCTGGCCGACCGCAGCGGGCTGCGCACCGACGCCGCTGGGCGCCTGCTTACCGACGAAACCTTGACCAGCGTCGACGACGAGCGCATCGTCGCGGCGGGCGACTCGTCGGCACCATCTGACCTGCCGTTCCGGATGAGCGCCTACGCCGCGGGATGCCTGGGCGCCCATGCCGCCGACACCGTGCTGAACCGGATCGCAGGTAAACAGCCTGCACCGATCGACCTGTCGTTCCCCGCCATGTGCATCAGCTTCGGGCGTCGCACCGGGATCTTCCAGCTCGCCCACAAGGACGACACCGCGATGCGGCTCTACCTCAGCGGCCTCGCGGGCAAGAAGCTCAAGGAGCTCTCGTGCGCCTTCAGCGTCAAGCATCTGGTGACCGAAGCGCGCAAGCCCGGTTCGCACTCCTGGCCCAAGGACGGCAAGCACAGGCCGATGTTGCTGCAGGCCCAGCGCGGCGACACGGCGGCACCGGTCGCGTAGGACACCGGATTCACCGTCGTCGAGTCGGCAGCCGGTGATCTCGGCAGCACGATGTGCGACAGCGCCCGAATAGCGGACGCCGCCGCACATCGTGCGTCATCGGCGACCCGGCGCCGGACCCAACGGCTACCGACAGGAGAGGACTCCATGGACACAACGGGTGAACCCCGCGGCCGGCGGAAGGCCGACAACGAGGCAGCGGGCCTCGACAGCGGCAACGACGCCACCGACCCGGCGACCGAGGCTTTCGTCGCGCACCGCAACCTGCTGTTCACCGTCGCCTACGAGATGCTCGGATCGGCGGCCGACGCCGAGGACGTCTTGCAAGAAGCCTGGCTGCGATGGGTGAAGGTCGACGTGGGGCAGGTGAGCGATCAACGCGCCTACCTGGTCCGGATCACCACCCGGCAAGCGCTCAACCGGCTGCGCTCGATGAAACGCCGCAGAGAGTCATACGTGGGCTCGTGGCTGCCTGAGCCGCTGCTCACCACTCCGGATGTGGCCGCCGACGTCGAACTCTCCGAAAGCGTGTCGATGGCGCTGATGCTTGTCCTCGAGACACTGACCCCGACCGAACGCGCGGTGTTCGTGCTGCGCGAAGCATTCGGGATCGGCTACGACGAGATCGCGGCCGCGGTCGACAAAACCCCCGCCGCCGTGCATCAGATCGCCCACCGCGCCCGCCTCCACGTCGAAGCCCGCCGCCCGCGCCGCGCGGTCACCGCACGGCAGGCCGAGGCGGCGCTCGAAGCCTTCCGGCGTGCGCTCGAGACTCGGGACCTGCAGGGCCTGCTCGAGGTGCTCGCCCCTGACGTCGTGGCGATCAGCGACGGTGGTGGCATCAAGCAGGCCACACCACGGCCGATCATCGGGGCTGGCAAGGTTGCCCGTTTCATCGTCGGCGGCCTCACCAAGAACGACGTCCCGCTCACCGTCGAGCCGACCGTGGTCAACGGCAGCCCCGCACTGGCTCTGCACGTCGACGGGGAACTCGACGGCGTCATCGCGATGCGCGTCGAGGACACCCGCATCACCGGCCTCTACTACGTCCGCAACCCGCAGAAACTGACCCACATCGAATCCGAGACCCCTCTCACCCTGCGATGAACGCCGGTCACGGCCCAACTGTTCGAGGAGTAGACATGACCACGCGGGCACCGCTCGTCCCCGATGCGCTTCCGTCACGATGGCCGACGGTGGCCAGAGCAGTCGTCCTGCTCACGGCGATCATCGGCGTGCTGCTCGTCGCCTTCGCCTGGCCGTCGGTGCGGTCATCGGTGCACGATGTGCCGATCGCCGTCGCAGGGCCGGCTACGGCGGTCGCGCAGATCCGCACCGCACTGGAGCAGCGTCTGCCGGGCGGGTTCGAGATCACCGAAGTCGCCGACACCGCGGCCGCTGAACAACTCATCCGCGACCGGCAGGTGTACGGGGCGATCGACCTCAGCTCCGGCACCCCGCAGGTCATCGTCGCCTCCGCCGCCAGCACAGCGGTCGCCCAGACCCTGCAGACCATGGCGACCGGCCTCGGCCAGGCAGGGAAACCTGGCACACCGGTCGCTGTCCGCGACCTCGCTGCCCTGCCCGCCGACGACCCACGCGGCGCCGGCCTGGCCGCAGGCGCCCTGCCACTGGTCATGGGCGGTCTGCTGGCCGCAGTGCTACTGACCCGGCTCGTCCACGGCACTGTCCGCCGGATCACCGGGGCACTCGCCTTCGCCGCTGCCGGCGGCCTGACTGTGGCAGCGATCCTGCAATTCTGGCTCGGCTCACTGAGCGGGTCCTACCCAGCCAACGCCGGCGCCGTCGCCCTGATCATCGCGGCCACCTCCCTAACCGTCCTCGGGCTGGAATCCCTGCTCGGATATGCCGGAATCGGGATCGGCGCCGTGCTCATGATGCTCATCGGCAACCCCCTTTCGGGTACGGCGACTGCACCCGAGATGCTGCCCGGCTGGTCCGGCACGCTCGGCCAGCTACTGCCCCCCGGGGCTGGTGGCCAGTTGCTACGATCGACCGCCTTCTTCGACGGCCGCGGCGCCACCCACGCCGTCATCGTGCTGATCGCCTGGGGCGCGCTCGGTGCAATGCTCTGCGTGGCCGGAGGCCTGCGCACACGCCGGGCCGACAACGCCGCCGCAGGACTTCGCACCACCCGCACATCACCGGCCGACACCACGCCAGCGCGCCTCAGGAGCTGATCCACATCGAATCCAGAACCCTGACTGCGGGAGCCGGGGGTGAGTCTGCGACCCCACACCGAATCGGCCGTACCCCGCGTTCTCATCACGCACAGCCGCGCATGAAACCAACAGCGCCACAACCCTGTTCACGGTTCCGACGAACCCACGGCTAGCAGAACAGCCGTCGGCTCGTATCCAGTGCTTCGGCTTAGCGCCGGATTCCGCCCAGTTTGCCTTCTGATTGCAATTTCATCGGATGTGAGACTCAGATCGGTTCGCACGCAACAACTGTGGGGATGGAGTCCTGCTGTTCGGAGGCGCAGTCACGACGAGTGCGAGACGGCCGCAGCCTATTGCCCTGTCCCATCGAAGTTGAGGCACTTCATGGGCTCTGCCTGCGGTGCCTCATCTGCGTGGGACGGTAGGCGAGCTATCCGTCCTATTGATCATGAGGCAGATCATCGTGTCCTCTGCCCTCTGCGGCAAGCGGGTTCGACCTCGCAGTGAGGGATCTCGGGTGGCGAGCCAGTCCCTTTCGGCGAGTCAGGTTCGGTGGCATCCGATGGGTCACCGTCGCCGGATGTTGTGGGGGTGGCTGCGCAGTCTGAAATAA carries:
- a CDS encoding NAD(P)/FAD-dependent oxidoreductase, which codes for MSKNTDVVVIGGGYAGVMAANRLMQRDDVTVTVINPRPVFVPRLRLHQLVGGTHDAVVDYQEVLAEGIRLVVDSVTRIDAAGRSVTLAEGGTVGYDYLIYAVGSGSFGLWVPGAAEFAYPIATLEAAQRLRSVLYDTPVRAAVTVVGAGPTGIETAAELAEQGRAVTLICGGALGPYLHPRARRTAHKYLAQLGVGVLEGPDASVTAVTREAVELGDGRTLASQVTIWTAGFGVPDLADRSGLRTDAAGRLLTDETLTSVDDERIVAAGDSSAPSDLPFRMSAYAAGCLGAHAADTVLNRIAGKQPAPIDLSFPAMCISFGRRTGIFQLAHKDDTAMRLYLSGLAGKKLKELSCAFSVKHLVTEARKPGSHSWPKDGKHRPMLLQAQRGDTAAPVA
- a CDS encoding RNA polymerase sigma-70 factor, which encodes MDTTGEPRGRRKADNEAAGLDSGNDATDPATEAFVAHRNLLFTVAYEMLGSAADAEDVLQEAWLRWVKVDVGQVSDQRAYLVRITTRQALNRLRSMKRRRESYVGSWLPEPLLTTPDVAADVELSESVSMALMLVLETLTPTERAVFVLREAFGIGYDEIAAAVDKTPAAVHQIAHRARLHVEARRPRRAVTARQAEAALEAFRRALETRDLQGLLEVLAPDVVAISDGGGIKQATPRPIIGAGKVARFIVGGLTKNDVPLTVEPTVVNGSPALALHVDGELDGVIAMRVEDTRITGLYYVRNPQKLTHIESETPLTLR